From the genome of Kiloniellales bacterium, one region includes:
- a CDS encoding glutathione binding-like protein, translating into MSQPLDFYYWPTPNGWKISIMLEECALPYRMIPLDIGKGDQFAPEFLAISPNHRMPAIVDHDVEGEAVPVFESGAILLYLAEKTGRFMARDPLGRKETLEWLFWQVGNLGPMAGQYSHFYNYAPEGEKDGYALQRYTDEYNRCLTILENRLRSREFIVGEAYSIADMISWPWVLIVKAVGLSLDDFPNVSRWRNAIKQRPAVQRGVDLGKEYRRSEPPDDSERRILFNQPAP; encoded by the coding sequence ATGAGCCAGCCGCTCGACTTCTACTACTGGCCGACGCCCAACGGCTGGAAGATCTCCATAATGCTCGAGGAATGCGCCCTGCCCTACCGCATGATCCCGCTCGACATCGGCAAGGGCGACCAGTTCGCGCCGGAATTCCTGGCGATCAGCCCGAACCACCGCATGCCGGCGATCGTCGACCACGACGTCGAGGGCGAAGCGGTCCCGGTCTTCGAGTCGGGCGCGATCCTGCTTTATCTCGCGGAGAAGACGGGGCGCTTCATGGCGCGCGACCCCCTCGGCCGCAAGGAGACCCTCGAGTGGCTGTTCTGGCAGGTCGGCAATCTCGGGCCCATGGCCGGCCAGTACAGCCACTTCTACAACTACGCCCCGGAGGGCGAGAAGGACGGCTACGCCCTGCAGCGCTATACCGACGAGTACAACCGCTGTCTCACCATTCTGGAGAACCGCCTGAGAAGTCGCGAATTCATCGTCGGCGAGGCCTACTCGATCGCCGACATGATCTCCTGGCCCTGGGTGCTGATCGTCAAGGCGGTCGGTCTCTCGCTCGACGACTTCCCCAACGTGTCGCGCTGGCGCAACGCCATCAAACAGCGGCCGGCGGTCCAGCGCGGAGTCGATCTCGGCAAGGAGTACCGGCGCAGCGAGCCGCCGGACGACTCCGAGCGCCGGATCCTGTTCAATCAGCCCGCGCCCTAA
- a CDS encoding CoA transferase — protein sequence MSGPLEGVRILDLTSMISGPTATLLLADQGADVIKVENPRGGDHTRQVSTRRNGMTASFVNNNRNKRSITLDLKQPRGVDLAKRLAERSDVLVQNFRPGVAERMGLGEAAIRAVAPDIVYASISGFGETGPFAQKPTYDPLVQALSGLTTVQAGSDEERPRLVRTILPDKLAGFAAAQAITAALLARARTGEGQHISLSMLDAVVAFLWGSDMGGHTFVGDEFETETAQSFIDLIYETADGYISVAVQSDKEWAALCRAFDKPEWLEDPRFATTALRQENIDDRLALTQEVLRSGTSAAWLERLEAEDVPCAPVLRRRDMIRHPQLQANETLVESEHPVAGTLRQARPAPRFSKTPTALRHPAPNLGQHSAEILRELGLGDDEIATLAAAGITTLEDNP from the coding sequence ATGTCCGGTCCTCTCGAGGGTGTGCGCATCCTCGATCTCACTTCGATGATCTCCGGCCCGACGGCGACCCTGCTCCTGGCTGATCAGGGCGCAGACGTCATCAAGGTCGAGAACCCCCGCGGCGGCGACCACACCCGCCAGGTCTCGACCCGGCGCAACGGCATGACCGCCTCCTTCGTCAACAACAACCGGAACAAGCGCTCGATCACCCTCGACCTCAAGCAGCCGCGCGGGGTGGACCTGGCGAAGCGCCTGGCCGAGAGATCGGACGTGCTGGTGCAGAACTTCCGGCCCGGGGTGGCGGAGCGCATGGGGCTCGGCGAGGCGGCGATCCGCGCGGTCGCGCCGGACATCGTCTACGCCTCGATCAGCGGCTTCGGCGAGACCGGCCCCTTCGCCCAGAAGCCGACCTACGACCCGCTGGTCCAGGCGCTCTCCGGCCTGACCACGGTCCAGGCCGGCTCCGACGAGGAGCGCCCGCGCCTGGTCCGGACCATCCTGCCCGACAAGCTGGCCGGATTCGCGGCGGCCCAGGCGATCACAGCGGCGCTGCTGGCGCGCGCCCGCACCGGCGAGGGCCAGCACATCAGCCTCTCCATGCTCGACGCCGTCGTCGCGTTTCTCTGGGGCTCGGACATGGGCGGCCACACCTTCGTCGGCGACGAGTTCGAGACCGAGACGGCGCAGAGCTTCATCGACCTGATCTACGAGACCGCGGACGGCTACATCAGCGTCGCGGTGCAGTCCGACAAGGAATGGGCCGCCCTCTGCCGGGCCTTCGACAAGCCTGAGTGGCTGGAGGATCCCCGCTTCGCCACCACGGCCCTGCGGCAGGAGAACATCGACGACCGCCTGGCGCTCACCCAGGAGGTGCTCCGGAGCGGGACCTCGGCCGCCTGGCTCGAGCGCCTGGAGGCCGAAGACGTGCCCTGCGCGCCGGTCCTGCGCCGGCGCGACATGATCCGCCATCCCCAGCTCCAAGCCAACGAGACGCTGGTGGAGAGCGAGCACCCGGTCGCCGGCACGCTGCGCCAGGCCCGGCCCGCGCCACGCTTCTCCAAGACGCCGACGGCGCTGCGCCACCCGGCACCCAATCTGGGCCAGCACAGCGCCGAGATCCTGCGCGAGCTCGGCCTCGGCGACGACGAGATCGCCACGCTCGCCGCGGCCGGAATCACGACACTGGAAGACAACCCATGA
- a CDS encoding ABC transporter substrate-binding protein, which translates to MTGLNRNFGGFLLVVALAAASLVPGRAALADEAESFIKSFADRSLVEVIEPELPDDERSRRIKLLLREHVDIPTVSRFVLGRYWRKADETDREGFIRALEASLAYNLLTLLKNYSGESLVVDGSEPAGKSGKAIIVKSRMLQPQGEPFAIDWRLKRRDQGYRIIDVATEGVSMALTLRAEYGSFLKRKGDVSALTAALEKRLLTETSVSTAEAPQ; encoded by the coding sequence ATGACGGGTCTTAACCGGAATTTCGGCGGATTTCTGCTGGTCGTGGCGCTGGCCGCGGCCTCCTTGGTGCCGGGCAGAGCCGCCCTCGCCGACGAGGCGGAGAGCTTCATCAAGAGCTTCGCGGATCGCTCCCTGGTGGAAGTGATCGAACCGGAGCTGCCGGACGACGAGCGCAGCCGGCGCATCAAGCTCCTGCTGCGCGAGCACGTCGACATTCCCACGGTGTCCCGCTTCGTGCTGGGGCGCTACTGGCGCAAGGCCGACGAGACCGACCGCGAGGGCTTTATCCGGGCGCTGGAGGCGAGCCTCGCCTACAACCTGCTGACCCTGCTCAAGAACTACTCGGGCGAGAGCCTGGTGGTCGACGGCAGCGAGCCTGCCGGCAAGAGCGGCAAGGCGATCATCGTCAAGTCGCGCATGCTGCAGCCCCAGGGCGAGCCCTTCGCGATCGATTGGCGCCTCAAGCGCCGCGATCAGGGCTATCGGATCATCGACGTCGCGACCGAGGGGGTCAGCATGGCGCTCACCCTGCGCGCGGAGTACGGCTCGTTCCTCAAGCGCAAGGGCGACGTATCGGCGCTGACCGCGGCTCTGGAAAAGCGGCTCCTCACGGAAACCTCCGTGTCCACCGCCGAGGCGCCGCAGTAG